In Streptomyces sp. NBC_00091, the following proteins share a genomic window:
- a CDS encoding site-specific integrase produces the protein MEPNLHHDLIEGRADVPRLGLVAKLETQHPPYAVLNASGEVVEPVLSYLRDLALSDNSPLTGRSYAHDLLRWFRLLWFLDLPWDKASEAEAAALVGWLRTAPNPQRRRSNPASPPPGSANPRTGKRYLQAGYAPSTINHALTVVSSFYAFHRHYGRGPLTNPVPDSVAQRRALAHRSPTEPAQPFRRARLRQRVSKGDPRAIPDVLWDEFFAAMTHDRDRAAVLLYVSSGARAEELLGVTPADIDWSGQVFHVISKGTRERDPVPASPQALIVLAAYLDSIGLPAAHEPVLRTRRGPDKPLSYWAMRRVIQRANAKIGTNWTLHDLRHTAASRMANDPNLTLTEVRAILRHSDLATTGRYLNARVEDLFDALQEHYNRPKAVRTIAPGYDADDFKAVFGA, from the coding sequence GTGGAACCCAACCTGCACCACGACCTGATCGAGGGTCGGGCCGATGTACCTCGTCTCGGTTTGGTGGCCAAGCTGGAGACCCAGCATCCGCCCTACGCCGTCCTCAACGCGTCTGGGGAGGTAGTCGAGCCCGTCCTTTCGTACCTTCGTGATCTCGCGCTCAGCGACAACAGCCCGCTGACCGGCCGTAGCTACGCACATGACCTTCTGCGTTGGTTCCGGCTGCTGTGGTTTCTCGACCTGCCATGGGACAAGGCGTCAGAGGCAGAGGCCGCCGCACTCGTGGGGTGGCTTCGTACGGCGCCCAATCCGCAGCGCCGGCGCAGCAACCCGGCATCGCCCCCGCCAGGGTCGGCGAACCCGCGCACGGGCAAGCGGTACCTCCAGGCCGGCTATGCGCCGAGCACGATCAACCACGCTTTGACCGTGGTCAGCAGCTTCTACGCCTTCCACCGCCACTACGGACGTGGACCGCTGACCAACCCTGTTCCGGATTCCGTCGCACAACGAAGGGCGCTGGCACACCGAAGCCCCACCGAGCCGGCGCAGCCGTTCCGGCGGGCCCGGCTGCGGCAGCGAGTGTCGAAGGGCGACCCAAGGGCGATTCCCGACGTTCTGTGGGACGAGTTCTTCGCAGCGATGACCCATGACCGGGACCGGGCCGCTGTCCTGCTCTACGTCTCCAGCGGCGCCAGGGCCGAGGAGTTGCTGGGGGTCACCCCGGCCGATATCGACTGGTCAGGGCAGGTCTTCCACGTGATCTCCAAAGGGACGAGGGAACGGGACCCCGTACCGGCCAGCCCACAGGCCCTGATCGTGCTCGCGGCCTACCTCGACTCCATCGGACTGCCCGCCGCCCACGAGCCGGTACTGCGGACGCGGCGCGGCCCCGACAAGCCGCTGAGTTACTGGGCGATGCGCCGGGTCATCCAGCGGGCCAACGCCAAGATCGGCACGAACTGGACGCTGCACGATCTCCGCCACACGGCAGCCAGTCGTATGGCGAACGACCCGAACCTCACCCTGACCGAAGTCCGGGCGATCCTCCGGCACTCCGACCTGGCAACCACGGGCCGCTACCTCAACGCCCGCGTCGAGGACCTCTTCGATGCCCTCCAGGAGCACTACAACCGGCCGAAGGCCGTGCGCACTATTGCGCCCGGCTACGACGCGGACGACTTCAAGGCGGTGTTCGGTGCCTAA
- a CDS encoding DNA-binding protein, producing the protein MRGRADLLGTLVLDSEGLAKYLSRDRETVAWLAAARARDVRVITSTATLVATVHPQTNVPALGWALSRVVVEPVTGQIAHRAGELLRDAGLHGHKYAIGAILAATALAAPGPVTVLTSDPEDLTALCGKRLVAVKV; encoded by the coding sequence ATCAGGGGAAGGGCCGACCTCCTCGGCACCCTCGTCCTCGACAGCGAGGGCCTCGCCAAGTACCTCTCACGAGACCGTGAAACCGTCGCCTGGCTGGCGGCGGCCCGCGCCCGGGACGTGCGCGTCATCACCAGCACGGCCACCCTCGTCGCGACGGTTCACCCACAGACCAACGTGCCCGCCCTCGGGTGGGCGCTGTCCCGCGTGGTGGTCGAACCCGTCACGGGGCAGATCGCCCACCGGGCCGGAGAGCTGCTCCGGGACGCCGGCCTGCACGGCCACAAGTACGCCATCGGTGCCATCCTCGCCGCCACCGCGCTCGCCGCGCCCGGGCCCGTCACCGTCCTCACCTCGGACCCCGAGGACCTCACCGCCCTCTGCGGCAAGCGGCTCGTCGCCGTCAAGGTCTGA
- a CDS encoding helix-turn-helix transcriptional regulator, whose amino-acid sequence MPAPKELDPSSSPRALLGAELRVARERAGLSQAELGEPLFVSGAFIGQLEAGTRRMHLEYARQIDEILGTDGFFVRNCGAAAKSKYPDHFTAAAEAEGLATAIREYAPQIIPGLLQTEPYARAVCRAYQPTATAEVIDELVTNRLVRAAILDDKTTPLFWCVLDEAVLRRAGEDPEILAGALRHIAALIRAHRVIIQVLPFSAGFHAGLAGTLKLMAFSDAPPLSYVDGLGMGQLFDDPATVAHHTLTYDLLTASALSPRKSLALIESVAEEYEHDQHA is encoded by the coding sequence ATGCCCGCACCGAAAGAACTCGACCCCTCCTCCTCACCCCGCGCCCTGCTCGGCGCCGAACTACGCGTAGCCCGCGAACGCGCGGGCCTCAGCCAGGCCGAACTCGGCGAACCGCTGTTCGTGAGCGGGGCGTTCATCGGCCAGCTGGAGGCCGGCACCCGCCGGATGCACCTCGAGTACGCCCGTCAGATAGACGAAATCCTCGGCACGGACGGCTTCTTCGTCCGCAACTGCGGAGCGGCGGCCAAGTCCAAGTACCCCGACCACTTCACGGCGGCGGCCGAAGCGGAAGGCCTGGCGACCGCGATCCGCGAGTACGCGCCGCAGATCATCCCCGGACTGCTCCAGACCGAGCCCTACGCCCGAGCCGTCTGCCGCGCCTACCAGCCGACGGCCACGGCGGAGGTGATCGACGAGCTGGTGACGAACCGGCTGGTCAGGGCCGCGATCCTCGACGACAAAACAACCCCACTGTTTTGGTGCGTCCTTGACGAGGCGGTCCTGCGCCGCGCCGGAGAGGACCCGGAGATCCTGGCCGGGGCCCTGCGCCACATCGCGGCCCTGATCCGCGCGCACCGCGTCATCATTCAGGTACTGCCCTTCAGCGCGGGCTTCCACGCAGGCTTGGCGGGCACACTCAAGCTGATGGCCTTCAGCGACGCGCCGCCACTCTCCTACGTAGACGGCCTCGGGATGGGCCAGTTGTTCGATGATCCGGCCACGGTGGCCCATCACACCCTGACCTACGATCTCCTCACGGCCAGCGCGCTTTCCCCGCGGAAGTCGCTGGCCCTGATCGAGTCGGTGGCGGAGGAGTACGAACATGACCAGCACGCCTGA
- a CDS encoding DUF397 domain-containing protein, whose protein sequence is MTSTPEYDLSAAVWHKSSYSAGDGGNCLEMATWRKSTYSAGDGGDCLEVADGHPTLVPVRDSKRPDGPHVVFRARAWAEFVATL, encoded by the coding sequence ATGACCAGCACGCCTGAGTACGACCTGTCGGCAGCCGTCTGGCACAAGTCCAGCTACAGCGCGGGCGACGGCGGCAACTGCCTGGAGATGGCTACTTGGCGGAAGTCCACCTACAGCGCAGGTGACGGCGGCGACTGCCTCGAGGTCGCCGACGGGCACCCCACCCTCGTCCCCGTCCGGGACTCCAAGCGGCCCGACGGCCCGCACGTGGTGTTCCGCGCGCGGGCCTGGGCCGAGTTCGTCGCGACGCTCTGA
- a CDS encoding S8 family peptidase produces MRLIARVATAALLTMTPVAAGTASAAGPEPTPAPLHTSANAVPGKYIVTLEKGVDAAKAAQKLGLQPSYVYTSAVNGFAVPMTPLQLSIVRNSLGVKAVEEDAAIQSVPKPTRTPGMRAPSSSWGLDRIDQKQLPLDSDFTTEGNGAGVTAYILDTGIDYAHDEFGGRATFGFDAIGDGRNGQDCQGHGTHVAGTVGGRTYGVAGKANLVSVRVLGCDGKGTWSGILAGMDWVAKNAKQPAVLNGSLGGDRSEAVNNAATALSDAGVLPVIAAGNSAIDACNVSPASAARVLTVAASNQWDEETDFSNYGPCVSLYAPGQAIVSAKLGGGSVALDGTSMAAPHVAGVAVLYKGAHPSAGPAEINEFLDDESTKDVLTSISKGSPNQLLFTAGL; encoded by the coding sequence ATGCGCCTGATCGCACGCGTGGCAACCGCCGCCCTCCTCACGATGACCCCGGTCGCGGCCGGCACGGCTTCCGCCGCCGGCCCGGAGCCGACCCCGGCACCGCTGCACACCTCGGCCAACGCCGTGCCCGGCAAGTACATCGTCACCCTGGAGAAGGGGGTGGACGCGGCGAAGGCCGCGCAGAAGCTCGGCCTGCAGCCTTCGTACGTCTACACGTCGGCGGTCAACGGCTTCGCGGTCCCGATGACCCCGCTCCAGCTGTCGATCGTCCGCAACAGCCTGGGGGTGAAGGCGGTGGAGGAGGACGCCGCGATCCAGTCCGTGCCCAAGCCGACCCGCACGCCCGGTATGCGGGCGCCGTCCTCGTCGTGGGGCCTGGACCGGATCGACCAGAAGCAACTGCCGCTGGACAGCGACTTCACCACCGAGGGCAACGGCGCCGGGGTGACCGCGTACATCCTCGACACCGGCATCGACTACGCCCACGACGAGTTCGGCGGCCGGGCGACGTTCGGCTTCGACGCCATCGGAGACGGCCGCAACGGCCAGGACTGCCAGGGCCACGGCACGCACGTGGCGGGCACGGTCGGCGGCAGGACCTACGGAGTGGCCGGCAAGGCGAACCTGGTCAGCGTCCGCGTCCTGGGCTGCGACGGCAAGGGCACGTGGTCGGGGATCCTCGCCGGGATGGACTGGGTGGCCAAGAACGCCAAGCAGCCCGCCGTCCTCAACGGCTCCCTGGGCGGTGACAGGTCCGAAGCCGTGAACAACGCCGCGACCGCCCTCTCCGACGCGGGTGTCCTCCCGGTCATCGCGGCGGGCAACTCGGCGATCGACGCGTGCAACGTCTCCCCCGCCTCCGCCGCCCGTGTGCTGACGGTCGCCGCCAGCAACCAGTGGGACGAGGAGACCGACTTCTCCAACTACGGCCCCTGCGTCTCCCTCTACGCCCCGGGCCAGGCCATCGTCTCCGCCAAGCTCGGCGGCGGCAGCGTGGCCCTCGACGGTACGTCGATGGCCGCGCCGCACGTCGCCGGTGTCGCGGTGCTCTACAAGGGGGCGCACCCCTCGGCGGGCCCGGCGGAGATCAACGAGTTCCTGGACGACGAGTCCACCAAGGACGTCCTGACCAGCATCAGCAAGGGCAGCCCGAACCAGCTGCTCTTCACCGCCGGCCTCTGA
- a CDS encoding protease inhibitor I9 family protein: MRTRPSRALPTAVAAAAALAAVALLPALPAHATTTAAPAPHSAPAADQPSYLVTVREGVDPAAVADAYGIRPTHVFHAVTNGFAARLSPEQAEALRDSAAVVAVEEDGPASSGEPF, encoded by the coding sequence ATGCGCACTCGTCCGAGCCGGGCCCTACCGACGGCCGTCGCCGCCGCAGCCGCACTGGCCGCCGTAGCCCTCCTGCCCGCCCTGCCCGCCCACGCCACCACCACCGCTGCGCCCGCGCCCCATTCGGCCCCGGCCGCCGACCAGCCCTCGTACCTCGTCACCGTCCGCGAGGGCGTCGACCCGGCCGCCGTCGCGGACGCCTACGGGATCCGGCCGACCCACGTCTTCCACGCCGTGACCAACGGCTTCGCCGCCCGCCTCTCCCCCGAACAGGCCGAGGCCCTGCGGGACTCCGCGGCCGTGGTGGCCGTCGAGGAGGACGGTCCGGCCTCCTCGGGCGAGCCCTTCTAA